One Sphaerisporangium krabiense DNA segment encodes these proteins:
- a CDS encoding fumarate reductase/succinate dehydrogenase flavoprotein subunit has protein sequence MMEIPSLDDRLRLSCEVLVVGGGTAGTMAAITAAERGADVILLEKAHVRHSGALAMGMDGVNNAVIPGRATPEDYVAEITRANDGVVNQRTVHQTATRGYEMVRRLERYGVKFEKDEHGEYNVRRVHRSGSYVLPMPEGKDVKKVLYRVLRRREIRERVRVENRVMPVRVLVQDGRAAGVAGFDTRSGRFVTVSAGAVILATGACGRLGLPASGYLYGTYENPTNAGDGHAMAYHAGAELSGIECFQINPLIKDYNGPACAYVANPFGGYQVNNEGERFVDCDYWSGQMMAEVAKEIGSARGPIYLKLSHLPGETITALEDILHTTERPTRGTFHAGRGHDYRTHDVEMHISEIGLCGGHSASGVWVDENGATTVPGLYAAGDLACVPHNYMIGAFVFGDLAGAHASQAFTEPESLPEDQIADAHALVYRPLRNPGGPPQPQVEYKLRRFVNDYVAPPKSGAKLRIALETFERMRGEIAAMGARTPHELMRCAEVDFIRDCAEMAARASLVRDESRWGLYHDRADLPERDDERWLYHLNLRKDASGRMSFVKRPVEPYLVPVEGFTPRAAVPVELGPHEPSGTPAARGDAASAQEGGGHAGGPGAGNARGRTAAARRLAVEAIGRSPRILELVRLAEEQPPLSHLAPYLSDPDPKVRRAAVVTLTETTPDGVGEALVQALGDAHGTVRRAAATGLRELLEILPSSPGFGRLLRGAAAAGDPVARAVVLDALRALRLGDSEVFATALADPDPGVRIAAVRGLVSLDDAVAVARAAADPSREVRVAAARALGTIATDAHADPAGDGAGDTAGDIGGDGDARSPVVAALAALAGDPEPLVRAAALEASAGAGAPPPLAGIAVRSLAAEASWEVRVGAARGLSAAPAEVAIGPLAAALSDANLDVRKAAVLALSDFVKVHPDAAAALRPALDDSDADVRAYARRALATTRLAGQAAP, from the coding sequence ATGATGGAGATCCCGTCCCTGGACGACCGGCTGCGCCTGTCCTGCGAGGTGCTCGTCGTGGGCGGCGGCACCGCGGGCACGATGGCCGCCATCACCGCCGCCGAGCGCGGCGCCGACGTGATCCTGCTGGAGAAGGCGCACGTCCGGCACAGCGGCGCGCTCGCCATGGGCATGGACGGGGTCAACAACGCCGTCATCCCCGGCAGGGCCACGCCCGAGGACTACGTCGCCGAGATCACCCGCGCCAACGACGGCGTGGTCAACCAGCGCACCGTCCACCAGACGGCCACCCGCGGGTACGAGATGGTGCGGCGGCTGGAGCGCTACGGCGTCAAGTTCGAGAAGGACGAGCACGGCGAGTACAACGTGCGCCGCGTGCACCGGTCCGGCAGCTACGTACTGCCCATGCCGGAGGGCAAGGACGTCAAGAAGGTGCTCTACCGCGTGCTGCGGCGCCGCGAGATCCGCGAGCGCGTCCGCGTCGAGAACCGGGTCATGCCCGTCCGGGTGCTCGTCCAGGACGGCCGCGCGGCGGGGGTCGCCGGGTTCGACACCCGTTCCGGGCGGTTCGTCACGGTGTCGGCGGGCGCGGTCATCCTCGCCACCGGGGCCTGCGGACGGCTCGGCCTGCCCGCCAGCGGCTACCTGTACGGCACCTACGAGAACCCCACCAACGCCGGGGACGGCCACGCCATGGCCTACCACGCCGGAGCGGAGCTCAGCGGCATCGAGTGCTTCCAGATCAATCCGCTGATCAAGGACTACAACGGGCCCGCGTGCGCCTACGTGGCCAACCCGTTCGGCGGCTACCAGGTCAACAACGAGGGCGAGCGGTTCGTCGACTGCGACTACTGGTCGGGCCAGATGATGGCCGAGGTCGCGAAGGAGATCGGGTCGGCCCGCGGGCCCATCTACCTCAAGCTCAGCCACCTGCCCGGCGAGACCATCACGGCGCTGGAGGACATCCTGCACACCACCGAGCGTCCGACGCGGGGCACCTTCCACGCCGGGCGCGGGCACGACTACCGCACCCACGACGTCGAGATGCACATCTCCGAGATCGGGCTGTGCGGCGGGCACTCGGCGTCCGGGGTGTGGGTGGACGAGAACGGCGCCACCACCGTGCCCGGCCTGTACGCGGCCGGGGACCTGGCCTGCGTGCCGCACAACTACATGATCGGGGCGTTCGTCTTCGGCGACCTGGCCGGGGCCCACGCGAGCCAGGCGTTCACCGAGCCGGAGTCGCTGCCCGAGGACCAGATCGCCGACGCCCACGCGCTGGTCTACCGGCCGCTGCGCAACCCCGGCGGGCCGCCGCAGCCGCAGGTGGAGTACAAGCTGCGCCGGTTCGTCAACGACTACGTGGCCCCGCCGAAGTCCGGTGCCAAGCTGCGCATCGCGCTGGAGACGTTCGAACGCATGCGCGGCGAGATCGCGGCGATGGGCGCGCGGACCCCGCACGAGCTGATGCGCTGCGCCGAGGTCGACTTCATCCGCGACTGCGCCGAGATGGCGGCGCGCGCCTCCCTGGTGCGCGACGAGAGCCGCTGGGGCCTCTACCACGACCGCGCCGACCTGCCCGAGCGCGACGACGAGCGCTGGCTCTACCACCTGAACCTGCGCAAGGACGCGTCCGGCCGCATGTCCTTCGTCAAGCGGCCCGTGGAGCCGTACCTGGTGCCCGTGGAGGGCTTCACGCCCCGCGCCGCCGTCCCGGTCGAGCTCGGCCCCCACGAACCCTCCGGGACGCCGGCCGCCCGTGGTGACGCCGCGTCCGCGCAGGAGGGCGGCGGGCACGCCGGCGGGCCGGGAGCGGGGAACGCGCGCGGGCGGACCGCGGCGGCGCGGCGGCTGGCCGTCGAGGCCATCGGGCGCTCGCCGCGCATCCTCGAACTCGTGCGGCTGGCCGAGGAGCAGCCGCCGCTGTCCCACCTCGCCCCGTACCTGTCGGACCCCGACCCCAAGGTGCGGCGCGCCGCGGTCGTCACGCTCACCGAGACCACGCCGGACGGCGTCGGCGAGGCGCTGGTCCAGGCGCTCGGCGACGCGCACGGCACCGTGCGCCGGGCCGCCGCCACCGGACTCAGGGAGCTTCTGGAGATCCTCCCCTCCTCCCCCGGCTTCGGACGCCTGCTCCGCGGCGCCGCGGCGGCCGGCGACCCCGTGGCGCGCGCCGTCGTCCTGGACGCGCTGCGCGCCCTGCGGCTCGGCGACTCCGAGGTGTTCGCGACCGCGCTCGCCGACCCCGACCCCGGGGTCCGCATCGCCGCCGTCCGCGGGCTGGTCTCGCTCGACGACGCCGTGGCGGTGGCCCGCGCCGCCGCCGACCCCTCCCGCGAGGTCCGCGTCGCCGCCGCCAGGGCCCTCGGCACGATAGCGACGGACGCGCATGCGGACCCTGCTGGGGACGGCGCCGGAGACACCGCCGGGGACATCGGCGGGGACGGGGACGCCAGGTCGCCGGTCGTGGCGGCGCTCGCCGCGCTGGCCGGGGATCCGGAGCCGCTCGTCCGCGCGGCGGCCCTGGAGGCGTCCGCGGGCGCCGGCGCACCCCCGCCGCTCGCCGGGATCGCCGTGCGCTCCCTGGCCGCCGAGGCGAGCTGGGAGGTGCGCGTGGGCGCGGCGCGGGGGCTGTCGGCCGCGCCCGCCGAGGTGGCGATCGGCCCGCTGGCCGCCGCCCTGTCCGACGCGAACCTCGACGTCCGCAAAGCGGCGGTGCTCGCGCTGTCCGACTTCGTGAAGGTTCATCCGGATGCCGCGGCCGCGCTCCGCCCCGCCCTGGACGACTCCGACGCCGACGTCCGCGCCTACGCCCGCCGTGCCCTCGCAACCACGCGGCTAGCGGGGCAGGCGGCGCCATAG
- a CDS encoding S1 family peptidase, with translation MIQALQRDLGLTAEQAESRLLNESRLTNVEARIRKQLGSRYAGSWLSGPTSSTLTVATSDSASTSSVSGAGVQAKVVKHSLASLDAAKEALDRASRKVSTKSTPVWYVDVRSNAVVVRTPQVADAEGFIAASGADRSAIRVEVSDEAPRPLYDLRGGEAYYIGSGSRCSIGFPVTRGTQGGFVSAGHCGSTGASTSGFNRVAQGTFQGSSFPGNDYSWIATNSNWTPQPWVVQNGANIQVAGSTVAVEGASICRSGSTTGWRCGSVQQRNSSVTYQEGTVYEVTRTNVCAEPGDSGGSFISGSQAQGVTSGGSGNCSSGGTTYFQPVNEILSTYGLTLKTTGGGGPDPTGCTGYQQTLSGTLTSNQSQYQPSGGSYTANAGVHRLCLDGPSGTDYDIYLQKLNGSTWTDVASGTTPNPDETVTYTGTAGTYRVRVHAYSGGGAYTLGLTKP, from the coding sequence ATGATCCAGGCGCTTCAGCGCGACCTGGGTCTGACCGCCGAGCAGGCCGAATCCCGCCTGCTCAACGAGTCACGCCTGACGAACGTCGAGGCCCGGATCCGCAAGCAGCTCGGCAGCCGCTACGCCGGCTCCTGGCTGAGCGGCCCGACCTCCTCCACGCTGACGGTCGCCACCAGCGATTCGGCCTCGACGTCGTCGGTGTCGGGCGCCGGCGTGCAGGCCAAGGTCGTCAAGCACAGCCTGGCGTCCCTGGACGCCGCCAAGGAGGCCCTCGACCGGGCCAGCCGGAAGGTCTCCACGAAGTCCACCCCGGTGTGGTACGTCGACGTGCGCTCCAACGCCGTCGTGGTCAGGACCCCCCAGGTGGCGGACGCCGAGGGGTTCATCGCGGCCAGCGGCGCCGACAGGAGCGCCATCCGCGTCGAGGTCTCCGACGAGGCCCCGCGGCCGTTGTACGACCTGCGCGGCGGCGAGGCGTACTACATCGGCAGCGGCAGCCGCTGCTCGATCGGCTTCCCGGTCACCCGCGGCACCCAGGGCGGCTTCGTCAGCGCCGGCCACTGCGGCTCGACCGGCGCCTCGACCTCCGGGTTCAACCGGGTCGCGCAGGGCACCTTCCAGGGCTCGTCGTTCCCCGGCAACGACTACTCGTGGATCGCGACCAACAGCAACTGGACCCCGCAGCCGTGGGTCGTCCAGAACGGCGCGAACATCCAGGTCGCCGGTTCCACCGTCGCCGTGGAAGGCGCCTCGATCTGCCGGTCCGGCTCGACCACCGGCTGGCGGTGCGGCAGCGTCCAGCAGCGCAACAGCAGCGTGACCTACCAAGAGGGCACCGTCTACGAGGTGACCCGCACCAATGTCTGCGCCGAGCCCGGTGACTCCGGCGGCTCGTTCATCTCGGGCAGCCAGGCGCAGGGCGTGACCTCCGGCGGGTCGGGCAACTGCTCCTCCGGCGGCACGACCTACTTCCAGCCGGTCAACGAGATCCTCTCGACCTATGGCCTGACGCTGAAGACCACCGGCGGCGGCGGCCCCGACCCGACGGGCTGCACCGGCTACCAGCAGACGCTGAGCGGCACGCTGACGAGCAACCAGAGCCAGTACCAGCCGAGCGGCGGCTCCTACACCGCCAACGCCGGCGTGCACCGTCTCTGCCTCGACGGCCCCTCCGGCACGGACTACGACATCTACCTGCAGAAGCTCAACGGCTCCACCTGGACCGACGTCGCGAGCGGCACCACGCCGAACCCCGACGAGACCGTGACCTACACCGGCACGGCGGGCACCTACCGGGTGCGCGTCCACGCCTACAGCGGCGGCGGCGCCTACACCCTGGGCCTGACCAAGCCGTAA
- a CDS encoding ABC transporter substrate-binding protein, which produces MRVRIRAAAATALAAVAFLPGCSVAGNASSSDEITLVVGYQSKTINTVTAGTLLRSLGYLERRLGPKYRVEWQDYDTGAPITAKMVAGKIDIGSMGDYPLLINASRTQAAETARTALVSVTGYNLRGGLNMVVVAPGSHATTLADLKGGKVSASVGSAGHGTLVQALRRAGVDGVETVNQQPPVGASALQAGDVAAYAQFVAWPGLLVFKGQARLLYDGSALGVPTFHGVVVRRAYAKERPEVVRAFLGAQIDATRYLHEHPLEAAEAVAKATGLPAEVVYLYNGPNGIATFDVTLKPRLVEALRNDVPYLASIGGDFKPVEVSRFADDSFLRAVYGSSYAADVAATANPARITGADPACGVPVGDPGTAGELWVSGTTTRPAATPTCLLRQIRDLGGTYRAAYVPDAATGTRWFADKAVWVRDPARDAASRFLPFTTTAGAEEYVSGHGAARVVDFRTALKEA; this is translated from the coding sequence ATGCGCGTGAGGATCCGCGCCGCCGCCGCGACCGCCCTGGCGGCCGTCGCGTTCCTGCCGGGCTGCTCGGTCGCGGGGAACGCCTCCTCCAGCGACGAGATCACCCTGGTCGTCGGCTACCAGTCCAAGACGATAAACACCGTGACCGCGGGCACGCTGCTGCGGTCGCTCGGCTACCTGGAGCGGCGGCTCGGCCCGAAGTACCGGGTGGAGTGGCAGGACTACGACACCGGCGCGCCGATCACCGCCAAGATGGTCGCCGGGAAGATCGACATCGGCTCGATGGGCGACTACCCGCTGCTGATCAACGCCTCGCGCACGCAGGCCGCCGAGACCGCGCGCACCGCCCTGGTGTCGGTCACCGGCTACAACCTGCGCGGCGGCCTCAACATGGTCGTCGTCGCGCCCGGCTCCCACGCCACGACGCTGGCGGACCTGAAGGGGGGCAAGGTCTCGGCGAGCGTCGGCTCGGCGGGCCACGGCACGCTCGTCCAGGCGCTGCGCCGCGCGGGCGTCGACGGCGTCGAGACCGTGAACCAGCAGCCGCCGGTGGGGGCCTCGGCCCTGCAGGCGGGCGACGTCGCCGCGTACGCGCAGTTCGTGGCCTGGCCGGGGCTGCTGGTCTTCAAGGGTCAGGCGCGGCTGCTGTACGACGGGTCCGCGCTCGGGGTGCCGACCTTCCACGGCGTCGTCGTGCGCAGGGCGTACGCCAAGGAGCGGCCCGAGGTCGTGCGGGCGTTCCTCGGCGCGCAGATCGACGCGACCCGGTACCTGCACGAGCACCCGCTGGAGGCCGCCGAGGCCGTGGCGAAGGCGACCGGGCTGCCCGCCGAGGTGGTCTACCTCTACAACGGACCGAACGGCATCGCGACGTTCGACGTCACGCTCAAGCCCCGGCTGGTCGAGGCGCTGCGGAACGACGTGCCGTACCTGGCCTCCATCGGCGGCGACTTCAAACCCGTCGAGGTGTCGCGCTTCGCCGACGACTCCTTCCTGCGCGCCGTGTACGGCTCCTCGTACGCCGCCGACGTGGCCGCCACCGCGAACCCGGCGCGGATCACCGGCGCCGACCCCGCGTGCGGCGTGCCGGTGGGCGACCCGGGCACGGCGGGCGAGCTGTGGGTCTCGGGGACCACGACCCGGCCCGCCGCGACCCCCACCTGCCTGCTGCGGCAGATCCGGGACCTCGGCGGGACCTACCGCGCCGCCTACGTCCCCGACGCGGCCACGGGCACCCGCTGGTTCGCCGACAAGGCGGTCTGGGTGCGCGACCCCGCCAGGGACGCCGCCTCCCGGTTCCTGCCCTTCACCACCACGGCCGGGGCCGAGGAGTACGTGTCCGGGCACGGCGCGGCGCGGGTCGTGGACTTCCGCACCGCGCTGAAGGAGGCATGA
- a CDS encoding SDR family NAD(P)-dependent oxidoreductase: protein MRNALGAVDSVLLLGGRSEIGLATAELLVRAGARTVVLATRPTPAAAARAADGDGPAGRLTRLGAEVHEIDFDAARPETHAKAIDTAARLAGDLDVVIAAFGVLGDQAAYEDDPVSAAESVAVNLGGHVSAGLSVARRLREQGHGTLVVLSSVAGVRVRRANFVYGAAKAGLDGFAQGLGDALHGSGARVMVVRPGFVKGRMTKGLPAAPMATTPAEVAVAVVQGLRDGSPVVWAPRGLRLVFTAMRVLPRALWRRLPR, encoded by the coding sequence GTGAGGAACGCCCTGGGCGCCGTGGACTCGGTGCTGCTGCTCGGCGGACGCAGCGAGATCGGCCTCGCCACGGCCGAGCTCCTGGTCCGCGCCGGCGCCCGCACGGTCGTCCTGGCGACCCGCCCGACCCCGGCCGCGGCGGCGCGCGCCGCCGACGGGGACGGGCCCGCCGGGCGGCTCACGCGGCTCGGGGCCGAGGTGCACGAGATCGACTTCGACGCCGCCCGTCCCGAGACGCACGCCAAGGCGATCGACACCGCCGCGCGCCTGGCCGGCGACCTCGACGTCGTGATCGCCGCGTTCGGCGTGCTCGGCGACCAGGCCGCCTACGAGGACGACCCGGTCTCGGCGGCCGAGTCGGTGGCCGTCAACCTCGGCGGCCACGTCTCCGCCGGACTGTCGGTCGCCCGCCGGCTGCGCGAACAGGGCCACGGCACGCTCGTCGTGCTCTCCTCGGTCGCGGGCGTGCGCGTGCGGCGGGCGAACTTCGTGTACGGCGCGGCGAAGGCGGGCCTGGACGGCTTCGCCCAAGGGCTCGGCGACGCCCTGCACGGCTCCGGCGCCCGCGTGATGGTGGTCCGCCCGGGGTTCGTCAAGGGCCGCATGACCAAGGGCCTGCCGGCCGCCCCGATGGCGACGACCCCGGCGGAGGTGGCCGTCGCCGTCGTCCAGGGCCTGCGGGACGGCTCGCCCGTCGTGTGGGCGCCCCGCGGGCTCCGCCTGGTGTTCACGGCGATGCGCGTGCTGCCCCGCGCGCTATGGCGCCGCCTGCCCCGCTAG
- a CDS encoding ABC transporter permease, with product MPVGTAPGPLAGARQAPPARTRRAGRPNRLLRAASLAAAAALWQLLTTADARLWLRFDRLPSPSEVAGTFGRRLSEPGYYLDLAQSLIRILSGFTLAAVLGVAVGVLVARSPRAGDLLLPLLEVARPIPAIALVPIAILVFPRDEQGIVFITFAAAFFPVMVSTRHAVRALPTLWEDAVRTMGGGRRRVLVNVILPGVLPGVFGGLSVGMGVAWICVISAEMISGEFGVGYRTWQAYTVVDYPGVIVGMATIGLLGWLTSAGVELLGRRLTRWLPRAEGAS from the coding sequence ATGCCGGTCGGCACGGCGCCAGGCCCGCTCGCCGGGGCACGGCAGGCGCCGCCCGCCAGGACCCGCAGGGCGGGACGGCCGAACCGGCTCCTCAGGGCCGCCTCGCTCGCCGCCGCCGCCGCGCTGTGGCAGCTCCTGACCACCGCGGACGCGCGGCTCTGGCTGCGCTTCGACCGGCTGCCCTCCCCCTCGGAGGTCGCGGGCACGTTCGGGCGGCGGCTGTCGGAGCCGGGCTACTACCTGGACCTGGCGCAGAGCCTGATCCGCATCCTCAGCGGGTTCACGCTGGCGGCCGTGCTCGGCGTCGCCGTGGGCGTCCTGGTGGCCCGCTCGCCGCGCGCCGGCGACCTGCTGCTGCCGCTGCTGGAGGTCGCGCGGCCGATCCCGGCGATCGCGCTGGTCCCCATCGCGATCCTCGTCTTCCCGCGCGACGAGCAGGGCATCGTGTTCATCACGTTCGCCGCCGCCTTCTTCCCCGTCATGGTGAGCACCCGCCACGCCGTGCGGGCGCTGCCCACCCTGTGGGAGGACGCGGTGCGCACCATGGGCGGCGGGCGGCGGCGCGTGCTGGTGAACGTGATCCTGCCGGGCGTGCTGCCCGGCGTGTTCGGCGGCCTGTCGGTCGGCATGGGCGTGGCCTGGATCTGCGTGATCTCCGCGGAGATGATCTCCGGCGAGTTCGGCGTCGGCTACCGGACCTGGCAGGCGTACACGGTCGTCGACTACCCGGGGGTGATCGTCGGCATGGCGACCATCGGCCTGCTCGGCTGGCTGACCTCGGCCGGCGTCGAACTGCTCGGACGGCGGCTCACCCGGTGGCTGCCGCGCGCCGAGGGGGCCTCGTGA
- a CDS encoding GntR family transcriptional regulator, whose product MEASRARDVPVLTDAVRRRADRARQIADLLRRQITHRHYDGGHLPLEAALAREFGTSRNTIREALDLLREEGLIDRCPGVGTRVAAEKYPHGLHRLLGLAETLREHGEVTNEVRTMGLIRPPAAVSARLEIPEGEPVVYVERVRRLNGVPLSLDLTYLVREVGEPLFEADLAHNDIFVLLERIAGQPLGMAELTVEAVNADAHTAAVLDAARGAALLMVERLAHLADGRPVDLEFIRFRGDRLTMRGHLTRSAGEA is encoded by the coding sequence ATGGAAGCGAGCCGGGCGCGGGACGTCCCCGTGCTGACCGACGCCGTGCGACGCCGCGCCGACCGGGCCAGGCAGATCGCCGACCTGCTCCGCCGCCAGATCACCCATCGCCACTACGACGGCGGCCACCTTCCGCTGGAGGCGGCGCTCGCCCGCGAGTTCGGCACCTCGCGCAACACCATCCGCGAGGCCCTGGACCTGCTGCGCGAGGAAGGGCTCATCGACCGCTGCCCCGGCGTCGGCACCCGCGTGGCGGCCGAGAAGTACCCGCACGGGCTGCACCGGCTGCTCGGCCTGGCCGAGACCCTGCGCGAGCACGGCGAGGTGACCAACGAGGTGCGGACGATGGGGCTCATCCGCCCGCCCGCGGCGGTGAGCGCCCGCCTGGAGATCCCCGAGGGCGAGCCGGTCGTCTACGTCGAGCGCGTGCGGCGGCTGAACGGGGTGCCCCTGTCCCTCGACCTCACCTACCTGGTGCGCGAGGTCGGCGAGCCGCTGTTCGAGGCCGACCTGGCGCACAACGACATCTTCGTGCTGCTGGAGCGGATCGCCGGACAGCCCCTGGGCATGGCCGAGCTCACGGTCGAGGCCGTCAACGCCGACGCCCACACCGCCGCCGTCCTGGACGCGGCCAGGGGCGCCGCGCTGCTCATGGTCGAGCGGCTCGCGCACCTGGCGGACGGGCGGCCGGTGGACCTGGAGTTCATCCGCTTCCGCGGCGACCGGCTCACCATGCGCGGCCATCTGACGCGGTCCGCCGGCGAGGCGTGA
- a CDS encoding S1 family peptidase produces the protein MLRRRTVTAGCALAISTLTILATPALADRDPLAAGSAPSQPAPTMVDAMSRDLGITKEQAESRLLNEARLTGAEAKVRESLGAGFAGSWLSGPTSATLTVATTDADAASKVSGTGVQAVVVERSLAELNAVKGALDNAAAKAPKSTPVWFVDVRSNSVVVQSSQPAEAEAFVAASGADKAAVRVERSSEAPRTFYDLRGGDAYYIGSGSRCSIGFSVRRGTTPGFVSAGHCGRAGNTTSGFNRVAQGTFQGSSFPGNDYSWVSVNSSWTPVGVVKGSGGANVAVRGSTVAVEGASICRSGSTTGWHCGTVQQRNTSVTYSQGTVREVTRTNVCAEPGDSGGSFISGNQAQGVTSGGSGNCSSGGTTFFQPVNEILSTYGLTLATS, from the coding sequence ATGCTCCGTAGACGCACGGTCACCGCCGGATGCGCCTTGGCGATCAGCACTCTCACCATCCTGGCCACCCCGGCGCTCGCCGACCGCGACCCCCTGGCGGCCGGCTCCGCCCCGTCGCAGCCCGCGCCGACCATGGTGGACGCGATGAGCCGCGATCTCGGCATCACCAAGGAGCAGGCCGAGTCCCGCCTGCTCAACGAGGCGCGCCTCACCGGCGCCGAGGCCAAGGTCCGGGAGAGCCTGGGCGCCGGCTTCGCCGGTTCCTGGCTCAGCGGGCCCACCTCCGCCACGCTGACGGTCGCCACCACCGACGCCGACGCGGCGTCCAAGGTGTCCGGCACCGGCGTCCAGGCCGTGGTCGTCGAGCGCAGCCTCGCCGAGCTGAACGCCGTCAAGGGCGCCCTGGACAACGCCGCCGCGAAGGCGCCGAAGTCCACGCCCGTCTGGTTCGTCGACGTGCGCAGCAACAGCGTCGTCGTCCAGTCGTCCCAGCCCGCCGAGGCCGAGGCGTTCGTCGCGGCCAGCGGCGCCGACAAGGCCGCCGTCCGCGTCGAGCGGTCGAGCGAGGCCCCGCGGACGTTCTACGACCTGCGCGGCGGCGACGCCTACTACATCGGCAGCGGCAGCCGCTGCTCGATCGGCTTCTCGGTGCGGCGCGGCACCACGCCGGGCTTCGTCTCCGCCGGCCACTGCGGCAGGGCCGGCAACACGACGTCCGGGTTCAACCGGGTCGCGCAGGGCACCTTCCAGGGCTCCTCGTTCCCCGGCAACGACTACTCGTGGGTGTCGGTGAACAGCAGCTGGACCCCGGTCGGCGTCGTCAAGGGCAGCGGCGGCGCCAACGTCGCCGTCCGCGGCTCCACGGTGGCCGTCGAGGGCGCCTCGATCTGCCGGTCCGGCTCCACCACCGGCTGGCACTGCGGCACCGTCCAGCAGCGCAACACCAGCGTGACGTACTCGCAGGGCACCGTGCGCGAGGTCACGCGCACCAACGTCTGCGCCGAGCCCGGTGACTCCGGTGGCTCGTTCATCTCCGGCAACCAGGCGCAGGGCGTGACCTCCGGCGGATCGGGCAACTGCTCCTCCGGCGGCACGACCTTCTTCCAGCCCGTCAACGAGATCCTCTCCACCTACGGCCTGACGCTCGCCACGAGCTAG
- a CDS encoding ABC transporter ATP-binding protein: protein MPDTAARETAPARTGMGIRLTGVSLGYGGRRVLGEVDLEARPGEVLVIVGPSGSGKSTILRAVAGLLAPDGGTVTADGVPVTGPGPDRAMVFQDDALLPWRTVRGNVELPLDIRGVPRAARRAAAQDWIGRVGLAGWEDRLPRELSGGMRQRVQLARSLAGAPRAVLMDEPFGALDAQTRAVMQRLLAQVLRDAPATVVFVTHDVEEALLLADRVAVLGRGGVHAVHDNDRAPGAGAALRGRILAELQELS, encoded by the coding sequence ATGCCGGACACCGCCGCCCGCGAGACGGCGCCGGCCAGGACCGGCATGGGCATCCGCCTCACGGGGGTGTCCCTCGGGTACGGCGGGCGGCGGGTGCTGGGCGAGGTGGACCTGGAGGCGCGGCCCGGCGAGGTGCTGGTGATCGTGGGGCCGTCCGGTTCCGGCAAGTCCACGATCCTGCGTGCCGTGGCCGGGCTGCTCGCGCCGGACGGCGGCACGGTGACCGCCGACGGCGTGCCCGTCACCGGCCCGGGACCCGACCGCGCCATGGTCTTCCAGGACGACGCCCTGCTGCCCTGGCGCACCGTGCGCGGCAACGTCGAGCTGCCGCTGGACATCCGCGGCGTCCCGAGGGCCGCGCGGCGCGCCGCCGCCCAGGACTGGATCGGGCGGGTGGGCCTCGCCGGCTGGGAGGACCGCCTCCCCCGCGAGCTGTCCGGCGGGATGCGGCAGCGCGTCCAGCTCGCCCGTTCCCTGGCGGGCGCCCCCCGCGCCGTCCTCATGGACGAGCCGTTCGGCGCCCTGGACGCCCAGACGCGCGCCGTCATGCAGCGCCTGCTCGCCCAGGTGCTGCGGGACGCGCCCGCCACCGTCGTCTTCGTCACCCACGACGTGGAGGAGGCGCTGCTGCTCGCCGACCGCGTCGCCGTGCTCGGCCGGGGCGGGGTGCACGCCGTCCACGACAACGACCGCGCGCCGGGGGCCGGCGCCGCGCTGCGGGGCAGGATCCTCGCCGAACTGCAGGAGCTTTCATGA
- a CDS encoding 4Fe-4S dicluster domain-containing protein produces MTLANTRLDVPVTINEALCIDGCTLCVDVCPLDSLAIHEVSGKAYMHVDECWYCGPCADRCPVDAVTVNIPYLLR; encoded by the coding sequence ATGACCCTGGCCAACACCCGGCTCGACGTGCCGGTCACGATCAACGAGGCGCTGTGCATCGACGGCTGCACGCTGTGCGTGGACGTCTGCCCGCTGGACTCCCTGGCCATCCACGAGGTGAGCGGGAAGGCGTACATGCACGTGGACGAGTGCTGGTACTGCGGGCCGTGCGCCGACCGGTGCCCGGTCGACGCCGTCACCGTCAACATCCCCTACCTGCTGCGATGA